The sequence below is a genomic window from Escherichia marmotae.
TAAAGCAGTGACAACGTCACAGAGCACCACAAAATCATTCCCCAACGTTGTCCATCGCCCATGCCCCCCAGAGCTACTGAGCCTGCCACCAGTAACACGAATAATACAGCCTGCTCACTGGTAATATACTCAATGCCATAGCCATATTGCTGGATGTAGCCCAGCACCATCATAAACAGCAGAATAACCCCTGCACCCACAGCCCACGGAGAACTCTGGTATCGGCGTTCAATCGCTTTGCCAACAGAGTGAAAACCCATTAAGCGTAAAAAAGGCAGATTACTTTCGCGCATCGGATTACAGGATAATCGACTATTTTTTACGCCATAGGCAACATTGCCATGATCCGGCCCGGCGCTATACGAACCAAAAAGTTTATCCCACAACAAAAAGGTGCCACCGTAATTGGTATCGGCATATTGTTTTTCATTCAAATGATGGATGCGATGGTGAGAAGGCGTGATCAGCACCTTTTCCAGCCAACCCAGTTTCGGCGTTAGCGCATTATGGTTAAAAAACTGCCAACTGTAATGCGCGATGGAAACTGCCAGAAAGACACTTAGTGGTACTCCAAGCAGCGCCAGCAGCATAAAAAACGGAATTGAGGTCAATGAGGAGTACCACGAGTTACGTACACCTAATGACAGGTTGTAGTGTTCCCCCTGATGATGCACTACATGAACCGCCCACAGCGGGCGCACCTCGTGATGCCATCGATGTAGCCAGTAAAAACCGAAATCCCACACCAGCAAAGTAAACAGCCACAGCAGGATCACGGGCGCATTATCAAACAGCCCAAAGCTAAAGTGATTGACCACCAGGCTATAGCAGAGCACTTCCAGGCAGCGAAATAGCCACAGCATCATATGTCCGGAGTTGATATTGAAAATAACGTCCAGCCAGTCGATTTTCTGTCGTCCTGATACTTGCAATACTCCGGCTTCGACTAACACAAATAACATCATCAGGATAATAGGGGTTAATAAGTCACTCATGATTCATATTCCTTTCTCGCCTGTCGCGCATATCCAGCCACGCAGCTATCCAACCGCAAATCAACGCCAACATCACGCCACCGACTAAATCAATAAATAAATGCCTGCGTAATTGCAGAATTGAAAAGGCGATAGCTATCGCCCAAACCACGCTCATCAGCGTCAGCCAACGGTTCCCCTTTTTGGCTATTGCCCATACTGTCAACAGCGTGAGCGCAGCGTGTAAAGAAGGGAAACAGTTCTGGCTTGAGTCAATCGCTATCAGCCCGTTTAGTGCACCCGCAGATACCCCAGACTGCACAAACGGGGGATATTGCATTGTTGTGGGCCAGAGAAGATAAAACACACCAGCCGCCAGTGCCGAAAGTTGCATTGACCGGGCCAGCCAGCGCAGGTGGGAAAGTGGTGTTGATAAATAGCCTAACGGTACAACAAGAAAAAACGAGAGATACAACCACACGGCTGAAGGGGAAAATGGAATCAGATTATCAATCACGGAAGGCGTTAATTGACATCCCTCACCTTGCAGGCGATCGCTAAAGTTGTAGATAACCCCAACAGTTCCCCAGCCAAACAGCATCTGTTTCAGGCGTCGCAACAGATTGCTCATTCCCGCCCCCACTGACGCACAATCCGCCGCCGCTTGGCTGTAAAAGCAACGGGCACAGTTTGCGATTCCAGCGACCATATCAGTTGCTCTACCGCGATATTCTGGCGCATAAACAAGGCATTCAACGCCTCCCGACAATGCTCCAGCATCCGCAGTTCGCAATCAGCTAATAACGTCAACTGTGCTGCTCCGGTTTGTAGCAGTCGATAATCGGCTGTTAGCGGCAACGTCATCGCCAGCACACGACTACAGGCATCGGCAAAAACGGTCT
It includes:
- a CDS encoding phosphatase PAP2 family protein, which gives rise to MSNLLRRLKQMLFGWGTVGVIYNFSDRLQGEGCQLTPSVIDNLIPFSPSAVWLYLSFFLVVPLGYLSTPLSHLRWLARSMQLSALAAGVFYLLWPTTMQYPPFVQSGVSAGALNGLIAIDSSQNCFPSLHAALTLLTVWAIAKKGNRWLTLMSVVWAIAIAFSILQLRRHLFIDLVGGVMLALICGWIAAWLDMRDRRERNMNHE
- a CDS encoding sterol desaturase family protein; this translates as MSDLLTPIILMMLFVLVEAGVLQVSGRQKIDWLDVIFNINSGHMMLWLFRCLEVLCYSLVVNHFSFGLFDNAPVILLWLFTLLVWDFGFYWLHRWHHEVRPLWAVHVVHHQGEHYNLSLGVRNSWYSSLTSIPFFMLLALLGVPLSVFLAVSIAHYSWQFFNHNALTPKLGWLEKVLITPSHHRIHHLNEKQYADTNYGGTFLLWDKLFGSYSAGPDHGNVAYGVKNSRLSCNPMRESNLPFLRLMGFHSVGKAIERRYQSSPWAVGAGVILLFMMVLGYIQQYGYGIEYITSEQAVLFVLLVAGSVALGGMGDGQRWGMILWCSVTLSLLYFILYMCSWSTLVWKGLAGVLLAHCVLFVSGVGRKSLRKHYEPV